caccaaaaggtgaaatatccGTCAGGAGGTCAGATCAAAGAGATAATAGGGGACCAGGGAGTtgctaggcaatgcatggtgtcggcAATCTTGCGGCAGCAGAATCGCATAACTACCCCGCCGGCCGAGAACGGTTTATAGCAATTAATGACTACGGTCCCAACTGCGGGCAGTGGAGGACCAGCCATGGAGGTGAGCTgcgaggagttggagaaggtaCTTGTCGGATCTGACCCTGAAAGGTTTTTTCAAATTGGCTCGGAATTGTCACCCCAAGAGAAATCAGCACTGACTGCCTTCCTCCGACAGAATTTAGACGTATTTGCTTGGGACCCCTATGAGGCCCCCGGGGTAGACCCTGATTTCATCTGCCACCGCCTAAATGTGAACCCGGCCATAACCCCTAAGAGGCAAGCCCCTAGACGACCATCGAAGGAGCATACTGACGCCGTGATAGAAGAGGTcacaagattgaagaaagcaggggctatcaaagaggtcttctatcccgagtggttagccaacacggtggtggtgaggaagaagagtgggaaatggcgagtctgcgtagacttcaccgacctaaaCAAAGCATGCCCGAAGGATCCCTTCCCTATGCCCCGAATAGACCAGTTGGTAGATGCGACTGTCGGACATCCCAGAATGAGTTTCCTAGACGCTTTTCAGGGTTACCACCAGATACCCTTGGCCGCCGAAGACCAGAAGAAgactgcttttgtcaccccagttgggaattatcattataaagtaATGCCCTTCGGCCTAAAAAATGCCGGGTCAAcctatcagaggatgatgaccaagATGTTTGAACATCAGATGGGTAAGAACATTGAAGTgtacatagacgacatggtggttaaAAGCAAGCTGGCTCCCAACCATATTGATGACCTCGGAGACATTTTTCAAACACTAAGAAAGTATAAACTATGGCTGAATGCGACCAAATGCTCATTTGGAGTGGGATCTGGGAAGTTtttgggctatatggtgactcaCAGAGGCATTGAGGCTAACCCTGACCAAATAAGAGCCATCCATAActtgcagcctcctcggaaccCAAAGGAGGTCCAGAAGCTTACTGGTATGATAGCGgctttaaaccgtttcatctcGCGCTCAGCAGATAGATGCAGGCCATTTTTTCTCCTATTGcacaagtggaaagggtttgagtggGATGAGGAATGCGTGATTGCTTTCCAACAGCTAAAGGAGTACCTCACCCAGCCACCGATTATGTCCAGTCTCGAGGCCGAcgaggttttgtttgcctacatAGCAGTGGCTCCACATGCAGTAAGCTTGGTGCTGATCCGAGAAGACAACGGCATACAGCGACCAGTCTATTACGTCAGCAAGTCGCTACAGGAGGCAGAAACCCGTTACCTCCCCCTCGAAAAGGCTATCCTGGCCATCGTGCAGGCCACGAGAAAACTGCCCCACTATTTTCAAGCACACACGGTTGTGGTGTTAACTCAACTCCCCTTAAAATCCATCCTACGCAGCGCCGATTACACGAGTAGAATTGCAAAATGGGGAACTATTTTGGGCGCTTTTGACATtaaatacatgcctcgcaccgctATAAAGGGCCAGGTCCTCGCGGACCTGGTGGCAGAGTTTGCGGAGCCCGCATCAGAGGGAAAGGAAGTGTCGGACTTACTGGGGGCTGATGAGAAGATGATCAACACGGTCTCCCAGCATGAAAACACCTGGTGGAAAGTGCACGTCAATGGCGCAGCaaaccaaaggggctcagggTTAGGACTTGTCCTGCTCTCACCTGAAGGGATAACCATAGAGAAGTCATTGAGACTCGGTTTTTCagccacgaataacgaagccgaatacgaagcacTACTGGAAGGAATGGGAATGATCCGGAAGTTGAGGGGAAAATCTGTAGACATGTTCTCAGATTCAAGACTTATTGTGGGGCAGATAAATGGGGACATGGAGGCAAAGGACGAAAGAATGCAGGAATATCTAGTTCGGGTTAAGCATCTACAGTCCCAATTTCATCACTTCCGCCTGACGCACGTACCCCGAAGTGGGAACACTCATGCTGATTCTCTTGCGACGttggctacctcctcggctcaaCCCCTACCCCGAGTCATTTTGGTGGAAGAGGTCCTCCGTCCATCAACAGAAAGGGCCAATGGGATTGGAATACATAACGTTAGGGCAGGaccgagctggatggaccctatcgTTCTATACCTGAAGCACGACACCTTGCCAGATGATAGGGTTGAGGCTGGGAAAATCAGGAGAAAAGCTACCCGATTCTGGTTATCGGAGGACTCCAAGCTTTACAGACGCTCGTTTTCAGGGCCGTACTTGCTATGCGTGCACCCAGAGGCTGCGGAACTCATCCtggaggagttacatgaaggaatttgtggaagtcacacggGGGGTAGGTCTTTGTCTCACAGACCCTTAACGCagggttattggtggccgagcatgaAAAAGGAAGCCATGGATtacgtgaagaagtgtgaccaatgccaGAGGTTCGCTCCGAGCATACACCAGCCTGGTGGAGAGCTAAACCCGATGTCAAGTCcctggccgttcgcacaatggggcctagaTATACTCGGTCCATTCCCCAAGGCAACAGGGAACAGGAGATTTCTTCTCGTCGGCaccgactacttcaccaaatgggtagaggcaGAGGCGCTGGCAAATATTAGGGACGTCGATGTCAAGAAGTTTCTCTGGAAGAATATAGTCACCAGATTTGGCACCCCGCACACCCTGGTgtcggacaacgggctccagtttgatagcaaagccttcAGAAGGTACTGCAGCGAGTTGGGAATTGTTAACCGGTATTCCACGCCAGCTTACCCCCAAAGTAACGGCCAAGCAGAAGCCGTCAACAAGACCATATTGAACGGACTGAAAAAGAGACTGGATGACtcaaagggaagatgggtagaagagctagCCCATGTCTTATGGACATACCGCACCACGCCTCGTAGGTCCACAAGGGAGACCCCTTTTTCACTGACCTACGGGGCCGAGGCCGTCATTCCGTTGGAGGTGAACTTCCCAACCCAGAGGACCACCACTTTTTGTCCCGCCACCAATGACAAACTTCTAGAAAAGAGCTTGGACCTCATCGACGAAAGAAGGGAAGGCGCGATGGTCCACCTAGCTAATTATCAGCAGAAGCTCAAGCAAGGCTATGACGCCAAGGTGAAGCCCAGGCCCTTGGTGCCCGGAGATCTAGTATTGAGGAAAGTCTTGGGCAATGCGAGGAACCCCACCTGGGGGAAGCTCGGACCaaattgggagggaccgtacCGCATCACTTCCGTAGCGGGCGTAGGAGCCTACTATTTAGAAGACTTGGATGAACGTGTAGTcccacgcccttggaatgtaaacaacctgaaaaggtactgttattaatgaaagatgTAAAATTTGATGCCGAATTGCTGTGCAGTTACTtgatctaagtgttaaacagaacccaagtcctgcctggctcttcggaccacagacctgggggaaattaaccatcAAGCGTGCCAACTaagcgttaaacagaacccaagtcctgcctggctcttcggaccacagacttgggggaaattaaccatgAAGCGTgccaactaagtgttaaacagaacccaagtcctgcctggctcttcggaccacagacctgggggaaattaaccatcAAGCGTGCCAACTaagcgttaaacagaacccaagtcctgcctggctcttcggaccacagacctgggggaaattaaccatcAAGCGTGCCAACTaagcgttaaacagaacccaagtcctgcctggctcttcggaccacagacttgggggaaattaaccatgAAGCGTgccaactaagtgttaaacagaacccaagtcctgcctggctcttcggaccacagacctgggggaaattaaccatcAAGCGTGCCAACTAAacgttaaacagaacccaagtcctgcctggctctttGGACCACAGAcctgggggaaattaaccatgAAGCGTgccaactaagtgttaaacagaacccaagtcctgcctggctcttcggaccacagacttgggggaaattaactacaaATTGGTTCTCAagaagagttaaacagaactcaagtcttgcatggctcctcggaccacaggcttggggaaaTAACCACAACATCGTTCTCCTTAAGTGTTAAATGGGGCCCAAATCCTaactggctcttcggaccaggGGCTGGGATAAAACAAGGTTCGCAGCCAATACAGCTAATTATTAACTATCGATCCATTCACGTATTCATTCATTTACGTTCAATTGTCAACAGTTAGCGACGGAACAGACATGAAAGCAAAAAAGAAGGAAGGCAAACActaatatttgaaagaaaataaccttCATCATTAAAATCCCAAAAGTAATTCTGTTTACAAACCCTGATGAGGTAAAACAAAACGAGATACAAAAGGCGAGACTAACAGATCCTACACTAGTCTCCTAAGGGCCCTGAGCAGGATTGGGCTGATCATCAGCTACTTGGGTCCCCGGGGCAGCCCCCTTGGCTTGTGCGACGATTTCGTTGATAGAGAGGCTGTCCTCGGGTGGCTTGTCCTGCACGGTCTGCTCATTGCCCCCGACCTCGAGAATAGAGGAGTCAGCTGGAAGAGGCTCTTTGGAGGCGTCCTCGTCAGGGATTTCACGTACATCCTCTGGAAAAAAGATGTTCTCAGCATTCCTGAGATCAGAATCCACTGGGACATCTGCCCGATCCAGGGCTACATTCCAGGACGTGGTGATGTATTCCCTGCTGACAATGGCTACCTCCTCGGCAATCCTAGCCTCGGTATCATGCACTGCACGCTCGTACGAGGCCGCTACAGCCTTCTCAGCGGCCTCCCTTGCCAGACGGGCCTCCTCCTTGGTCTTTGCAAGCTCAGCCTTGAGCGTAGAGACCGCCTGCTGCTCCGCCGCAAGTTTCTCCTCAGACTGACGGAGATTTAAGCGCAGCTCCTCGGCTTGCTTTTCGGCATTCTTAACGCCGGCCTCCGCGCTCGCATGAGCCTTCTTCACCTCCTTCATTTCTTTATCCTGACGCTCAAAATTCAGTTTGAGGTCAGCAGTAGCCTTCTCGGCGGCATAGAGGGACTGAGCCTCCTTATGCAAGTCCTCGCGAGCCTTCTTGGCCCATTCCTCCGCAACGTAAATTTGCTGAGTAACCTGCGCTCAGAGGTAAATAAAAACCCTATTAAAACATAACGACAATAGGATGCGCAATATAGGCACGGGATAGAAGACTCCACTTACCATGGCCATGTCCCTCTTCAGTGACATGAAAAGTTCTGGCTGACGGGTCTTCCTGAGCCCCTCCATATCACGAGGCAAGAGAAGGGGTTGCTGCAGGGCCTCAGCCAAGTATGATGCCTGCTCTCGTTGAGACTCCCATAGGGTAGCATCCCAAGGGACCGGGGCACCGTCCAATTCAATCCGAGGTGACCATGTACGTTGTTCCCTACGAGTGGCTGCCTCGTCTCGAGTATTAGTGGACCTAGTCCTCTTATCACGGGACTCTCTCGTTTCTTTGCCCTTCTTCTGGGGCCCGGCCTTCTCGCGGCCAATCTCTCCCTCCTCCGTTTCCTCCACCTGCCTTTTTCGCCTTAAGTTAGGCATAGGCTACAGCGGCGGGTCAGACGAGGGGGGAAGGAGAGGAGGAGCAGGAGCCTTCTTGACAGCTTGTTCCTTTGGAGCATCCTTGGAGGACTGCCCTTTGCTCCTGTTTGACATAAGGCCCCTGAGGCCTGCCCTCAGCTTCAGGTCCATACCCTCTTCTTCAACTTCTTCACTGGTGTCAACCTGTGCGATGACTAGACCAGTATCAGGAGCCGCTGAAGCACGGTCAAGATCGGCGTCAGAGTCTGAGAGCTCTACTACCCTGGCCGATACTTCTCCTTCCTCGGGAAAATGGAACTGGTCTATTTGTTCTTCCAAGGATGAATGTGAAGAACCAGCCTCCTCCTCCGGGATAACCACTGGGGGAAAGGCTCGTTGGGGAGGCAGCCGAACAGGGGGTAAGTCTGATGAAGCAAAGAACCCCGATATGGATACGTCAATACGTGCCAATAGaggactgccagcccttatagcttGGCCGGGGTCCACCAAGGATCGAGTGAGAGGAACGTAGTCCAAAATCAGGGGAGCCGACCGCAATTGTCCGTCCTCACTCACGAAAATCTCAGATCGAAGGAGGAAGTTTAGAGCTGGAACGTTGACACAGCTCAGCCGAGGGGAAGTTCGCTGCTTGTCTGCAAAGGCCGTTAAAGGGTTTGtgttagtccgaggaggcatgCAACGAAACCAACAAGTTTAAAAAAGAAcagaaagaaaagcaaagggGGGAAGAGCTCGAAACTAAGGTCCTCCCCATGGAATCTAAATCTATGACACCCCACCTGGCTCTCCTGCCCTAGTCGGACAGTGAAGGCCGTCATGCCATGGTCCGGAGACGATCAGATGGTCAtccttcaagcctttgctggacttgggaagacaggatatcaacctcactTCGTCGGTCCTGGACTTTAGGTAATATGAGTCGCCGAGCTTATGGCATTCATAAAGATGAACCACGTCTTGCCatgaaaggccgaggttcatctggtcGTTTAAGGCGTCGGTGCACCCCAGGATCCAGAACAGGTTCACGGTGCACTGGTGTGGGGCCAACCTATGACAACGTAGGTAGTCCCTAGTTATTCTCCCCATTGGaatcgtcattcctccttccacgaAGGCTATCATTGGAATTGCGACTTCCCCCGTCCTTCTCCTGATAAGAATTTCCTCCAGGTGACAATACTCTAAACCTACCTCCGGTGGGATACGATACTTCGCCCTGAAGCCCGCCATACCGGCCGGAgtatttaccattttttcaagccTACCCATCCCTTCTAAACCTAGACAACGTGAAGGCTGTCTGCCTAATGACGAAAAACGAAGGAGAAGCGTGCACTTACGGGAAAGGCGCTTGACGGAATCTTCAAGAGAACGGCGGCGAAGGAGAGGATGCGCTGAAGGAGAAGGTTCTAAAGCGTTCTGAATGCTGGAGTATTCGTCAAAAGCGAGGAAGGAACGCCTTCCAAAGCCTTATATACTCAGAGGAAGTCGGACAGACACACTCCCGCCTAGAGTAAATGAAATGTTGTCCACCGTAGATCCGGTCCCCAACCGTAGGATTAAGAGAACGTAAAACTCCAAAAGCTGCGGTTACTTCCCCCAGGGTCAATAAATGCCTGCAGCATTAATAAGGCACGTGAAGGTATGCCTCCGCACGTGCAAAACATAGGCCACCAGTGAACCAACCAGTGGGTATCAAAATCCCACCTCTCCTCCTCGGATCACGAAGAAAGAGTCgaaattttgaggggctattgtgggggttAAGCTTACCAGTCAACAGTGGGCCTTGACACCCGTGCAAGGCCCAATCACGACAAGAAGTGAGGACAAGGCCAAAGGGCTTCCAGCCCAACCCTGTTGGGccgggccaggcccatttaagaggcgtccgaggaggaacatCTCCTCGGACGCATCAAATGGGGCTCCAACACAAACCCTTCACGTAGTGGGAAATCGTCCCAAATCGAAGGAGATTGCTGGACGCACAggggggcaaccacaactgccgcattaaatgcaaggaagctactttttcagctgcattaatgtggagaggacaggagaacagtactatcttggccagtgcaactcacagaaaaggtGAATGATATCttatgggacaggcactcaagtagaggcccagatgatcaacaagtgtagggccatTATCATTggaaggatgctatataagagaagaaaacccccaCGATCAAGGGATCGGAACGGGAGAGTAAAAAGcaaggaaaagagagaggaaacgAGAGAAGTTCTATAAGAAAATTCAAGCTGTTATTTCAGGAACTGATATCCCAAGAAGCGTAATAAAACGTTCCCACGTTTATTCGGTTGCATGGCTTCCTGACAATTACGTGCACTCTGTCTTGACCTAGTTCTTCGGCCCATCCTCTacacaaattcattgttgagggtcttttgggccagagTAGCCTGCTCactgggcttgggccccaaaaCACGTCCCTTATAAGGTCATAatccaaatcaaacacaactaggctccacaaaacccaacataTTAGTAGACATTCTTCAAGCACGGCCTTAATGCAATCAGCTTCTTTatgtatgtaaaaaaatttttcGCTAGGAAAAGTTGTTACacacactcaaaaaaataactaaaatagtaACTTGAAGTTATAATTTCAAAGTTCGAAATCGTAACTAAATCACAATTATTAGTGTAATAAACATTGCTCATATTTTTATTGGTGTAGCCCCAAAACTTGGAAGTGAATTACttgtcaaattatttaattaaataatttggaGACAAGCTAGGCCAAACTGGTTCAGTTGCAACGGTAATATAGAAAAACATAGATATAGTATAGTTATTCATTCAGgaaagttaccaaaaaaaaattatggaaaagttaagagaaaactaaaagaaatattCAAGTTATGTATCTGGATATATGCTCTAACAGAGTTGTGGTCATTTGGAAGGTCCCTTTTCTTCCCACTATTTCTCCCTCTTGAAGAATAGATGGCCTATCCTTTggtctttttataattttttttcctaaacgTGTAATATTAAAGTATTAGCTTGACCATTTCAAATATCATAACtatgaaatataattttaatgattAGACTTAACTAGTTGTAGACTTTTGCAGCAcgtaaataaaaatttaactatttgtttatttcgataactaaaaaaatgaaaatcatgtATGTAACTTATTAGTCTTAAActcattttaaaatgaaatggGTATTTTCTAACAAAGTATATATACttgatacaatatatatatatatatatatatatatatatattagattttctaaattaaactgtatatatttattgtttgaaagtatttaaattatgtaatttttttttcaagaagacataatgcattttatattcaattattatataagacaagatattttgtaaataatataatgcatggttgaaatttttttctaatactcCTTATAAATGGTTCACTCTTTATTCATCTTGAATAACCTAAAGACGAAGCAAATGTAagtaaactctctctctctctctctctctctctctatatatatatatatatatatatatatataattttatcaataacaTGTAGTTGCCAATGAAGCAGCTCCTCTTTTCATACAAACATCTCTTCTTAAAGCATCGCTACAATGGACCGAATTAGACTGAAATCGTATGCTAATATGGTTCA
The sequence above is drawn from the Quercus lobata isolate SW786 chromosome 12, ValleyOak3.0 Primary Assembly, whole genome shotgun sequence genome and encodes:
- the LOC115970511 gene encoding protein NYNRIN-like is translated as MTTVPTAGSGGPAMEVSCEELEKVLVGSDPERFFQIGSELSPQEKSALTAFLRQNLDVFAWDPYEAPGVDPDFICHRLNVNPAITPKRQAPRRPSKEHTDAVIEEGYHQIPLAAEDQKKTAFVTPVGNYHYKVMPFGLKNAGSTYQRMMTKMFEHQMGKNIEVYIDDMVVKSKLAPNHIDDLGDIFQTLRKYKLWLNATKCSFGVGSGKFLGYMVTHRGIEANPDQIRAIHNLQPPRNPKEVQKLTGMIAALNRFISRSADRCRPFFLLLHKWKGFEWDEECVIAFQQLKEYLTQPPIMSSLEADEVLFAYIAVAPHAVSLVLIREDNGIQRPVYYVSKSLQEAETRYLPLEKAILAIVQATRKLPHYFQAHTVVVLTQLPLKSILRSADYTSRIAKWGTILGAFDIKYMPRTAIKGQVLADLVAEFAEPASEGKEVSDLLGADEKMINTVSQHENTWWKVHVNGAANQRGSGLGLVLLSPEGITIEKSLRLGFSATNNEAEYEALLEGMGMIRKLRGKSVDMFSDSRLIVGQINGDMEAKDERMQEYLVRVKHLQSQFHHFRLTHVPRSGNTHADSLATLATSSAQPLPRVILVEEVLRPSTERANGIGIHNVRAGPSWMDPIVLYLKHDTLPDDRVEAGKIRRKATRFWLSEDSKLYRRSFSGPYLLCVHPEAAELILEELHEGICGSHTGGRSLSHRPLTQGYWWPSMKKEAMDYVKKCDQCQRFAPSIHQPGGELNPMSSPWPFAQWGLDILGPFPKATGNRRFLLVGTDYFTKWVEAEALANIRDVDVKKFLWKNIVTRFGTPHTLVSDNGLQFDSKAFRRYCSELGIVNRYSTPAYPQSNGQAEAVNKTILNGLKKRLDDSKGRWVEELAHVLWTYRTTPRRSTRETPFSLTYGAEAVIPLEVNFPTQRTTTFCPATNDKLLEKSLDLIDERREGAMVHLANYQQKLKQGYDAKVKPRPLVPGDLVLRKVLGNARNPTWGKLGPNWEGPYRITSVAGVGAYYLEDLDERVVPRPWNLATEQT